One window from the genome of Castellaniella sp. MT123 encodes:
- a CDS encoding integration host factor subunit alpha, whose amino-acid sequence MNTDRTLTKAHLAELLFERVGLNKREAKDVVDTFFSEVRDALVQGVEVKLSGFGSFQVRNKPPRPGRNPKTGEVIPISARRVVTFHASQKLKDGIVTTGEPA is encoded by the coding sequence GTGAATACGGATCGGACGCTGACCAAAGCCCACTTGGCCGAACTGCTGTTCGAGCGCGTGGGCCTGAACAAACGGGAAGCCAAGGACGTGGTGGATACGTTCTTTTCCGAAGTCCGCGATGCCCTGGTTCAGGGGGTCGAGGTCAAACTTTCGGGATTCGGCAGTTTTCAGGTGCGCAATAAACCGCCGCGCCCCGGGCGTAACCCGAAGACGGGCGAGGTCATTCCCATCTCGGCCCGCCGGGTGGTGACCTTTCATGCCAGCCAGAAACTCAAGGATGGCATCGTGACGACCGGAGAACCCGCATGA
- a CDS encoding MerR family transcriptional regulator translates to MTPAASSSALPPIPAKRYFTIGEVSELCGVKPHILRYWEQEFAQLKPVKRRGNRRYYQHHEVLLVRRIRDLLYEQGFTIAGARNRLGEGADVPHDQDAAVRLTGAELQSLRAELQGIRERLGRALGAADRPNQAAGLRDL, encoded by the coding sequence ATGACACCGGCCGCGTCTTCTTCGGCGCTGCCGCCCATCCCCGCCAAACGCTACTTCACCATTGGCGAGGTCAGCGAACTGTGCGGCGTCAAGCCGCACATCCTGCGCTACTGGGAACAGGAATTCGCGCAGCTCAAGCCCGTCAAGCGCCGGGGTAATCGGCGGTATTATCAGCACCACGAGGTTCTGCTGGTGCGCCGCATCCGCGATCTGTTGTACGAACAGGGTTTCACCATCGCCGGCGCCCGCAACCGCTTGGGCGAGGGTGCCGACGTGCCACATGACCAGGATGCTGCCGTGCGCCTGACCGGGGCCGAATTGCAGTCCCTGCGAGCCGAACTGCAGGGCATTCGCGAGCGCCTGGGCCGGGCGCTGGGTGCTGCTGACCGGCCCAATCAGGCAGCGGGTTTGCGCGATCTTTGA
- a CDS encoding sigma factor codes for MTVSVFDYEVELGACAAGDRSAFHALYRHEAPAMRALALAMLGEPEHADTVLHETFVLIWRNAAGYSPTIGTARAWMYSILRYRARAHARHHQEAGDSSPENLPLPTLTLRTDATADTIPGALAALPAPQLEALLQAYLHGGDPARIAALLDRSEPDIQASIEASLSHIDEAVRA; via the coding sequence ATGACTGTTTCGGTTTTCGATTACGAAGTGGAACTCGGCGCCTGCGCCGCCGGTGACCGGTCCGCTTTTCACGCCCTGTATCGCCACGAGGCGCCCGCCATGCGTGCCCTGGCGCTAGCCATGCTGGGAGAGCCCGAACATGCCGATACCGTTCTGCACGAGACCTTCGTGCTGATCTGGCGTAACGCCGCTGGCTACAGCCCGACCATCGGCACCGCCCGCGCCTGGATGTACAGCATCCTGCGCTATCGGGCGCGGGCGCATGCGCGGCATCACCAAGAAGCGGGGGACTCGTCCCCGGAAAACCTGCCGCTGCCGACCCTGACACTGCGCACCGACGCCACCGCCGACACGATACCAGGCGCGCTGGCCGCTCTGCCCGCCCCCCAGCTCGAAGCACTGCTGCAGGCCTACCTGCACGGCGGTGACCCGGCCCGTATCGCCGCCCTGCTGGACCGTTCCGAACCCGACATCCAGGCATCCATCGAGGCAAGCCTGAGCCATATCGACGAGGCCGTGCGCGCATGA